In a single window of the Cervus elaphus chromosome 1, mCerEla1.1, whole genome shotgun sequence genome:
- the HARBI1 gene encoding putative nuclease HARBI1 encodes MAIPITVLDCDLLLYGRGHRTLDRFKLDDVTDEYLMSMYGFPRQFIYYLVELLGASLSRPTQRSRAISPETQILAALGFYTSGSFQTRMGDAIGISQASMSRCVANVTEALVERASQFIHFPADEASVQALKDEFYGLAGIPGVIGVVDCMHVAIKAPNAEDLSYVNRKGLHSLNCLMVCDIRGALMTVETSWPGSLQDCVVLQQSSLSSQFEAGMHKESWLLGDSSFFLRTWLMTPLHIPETPAEYRYNMAHSATHSVIEKTFRTLCSRFRCLDGSKGALQYSPEKSSHIILACCVLHNISLEHGMDVWSSPATGPVEQPPEEEYEHMETLDLEADRVRQELVLTHFS; translated from the exons ATGGCTATACCAATAACAGTACTTGACTGTGATCTCTTGCTATATGGCCGAGGTCACCGGACATTGGACCGCTTTAAGCTGGATGATGTGACAGATGAATACTTGATGTCCATGTATGGGTTTCCACGACAGTTCATTTATTACTTGGTGGAGCTCTTGGGGGCAAGCCTTTCTAGACCTACTCAGAGATCCAGGGCTATTAGCCCAGAGACACAGATCCTTGCAGCACTGGGCTTCTATACCTCAGGTTCCTTCCAGACTCGGATGGGAGACGCTATTGGAATCAGTCAGGCATCTATGAGTCGATGTGTTGCCAACGTCACCGAAGCGCTTGTGGAAAGAGCTTCACAGTTCATCCACTTTCCAGCTGATGAAGCCTCTGTGCAGGCTCTAAAGGATGAATTCTACGGGTTGGCAGGGATACCAGGGGTCATAGGGGTAGTTGACTGTATGCATGTAGCAATCAAGGCACCAAATGCTGAAGACCTTTCCTATGTGAACCGTAAAGGTCTTCATTCTTTAAATTGCCTGATGGTGTGTGACATCAGAGGGGCACTGATGACTGTGGAGACAAGCTGGCCAGGAAGCCTCCAAGACTGTGTTGTGCTACAGCAGTCTTCTCTGAGCAGTCAGTTTGAAGCTGGGATGCACAAAGAGAGCTGGCTTCTTG GTGACAGTTCCTTCTTTCTCCGCACCTGGCTAATGACCCCACTTCACATTCCTGAAACTCCAGCTGAATATCGCTATAACATGGCCCATTCCGCAACTCACAGTGTGATTGAGAAGACCTTCCGAACGCTCTGCTCCCGATTCCGCTGCCTGGATGGATCCAAGGGGGCACTGCAATACTCCCCGGAGAAGTCCAGCCACATCATCCTGGCCTGCTGTGTCCTCCACAACATCTCCCTGGAGCACGGGATGGATGTGTGGTCCTCTCCAGCGACTGGCCCGGTGGAACAGCCCCCCGAGGAGGAGTATGAGCACATGGAGACCTTGGACCTGGAGGCTGATCGCGTCCGCCAAGAGCTGGTGCTCACTCACTTCAGCTAA